In Fibrobacter sp. UWP2, the sequence CTTCTTTTACATAAACGGAATCGCCGTCATTCGACTTGGCGCACAAGCCCAGGTCGTCGTAGGTGTCGACCGCGGTATACTGGTCGGTCGGGTCTGTGTCATCGGATTTGGTCGAACTGCCACACGCAGTCAATATACATGACACTGAAAAAGCGGCAATGAGCGTTGCTGTTTTTTTCAAGAACATATTTGACTCCTTCAACCTCTTTCGGGTTGTCTTTTCAAAATAAAAAATTCGGTTCACATTCGTAAACCTACAACCCGTAAAAAATGTTGTAGCAAGGAGCAACAAATCCTTTTTCGGAACCGTCGCCCCTCACTCTACCTTGAGGCGCTCTGCAGGCGGAGGTTCTTCCCCACCAGGGAACAAGAAATCACTTGCTCGCTCTCTGGTATCCCGCTGACTTTCCTCAAGTCGTCTTGGAACACAAAATGTTCTGTACGCACATTCTTATGGAGCAACCGACCCGAAAGGTCCAAAGACTCCTGTAAGAATCCTGCGTTTAAATTTAGATAACGATACGCTCTTTCGCCAAGGATCCCGCAAGATTCTTCCAAATTTGAGGTCAAAATGACCGCGAACGAGGCATTCTGGACCGCCTCGGGGTCGGCAAAACACTTGGCAAACTTTTTGATGTTCGCATCGTGCCTCTGCATATAGATGGATTTGCGCACCGGAACGTAGCGGTAAGCACCCGAAAAAACGAACATCACGTCAAAGACGACCACCCATATTTTAAGTAGCCCCGCCCCGAAGGCGTTTATCGGTCCGGCCTCGAGCCAGCGCAGCATCGAAGAAAAATCGTCAATGTCCATCGTGGCGCGGTCAAAGGGAACGGCTCGACGTTCTGGCGACTTCAGGAACCATATCTCGTGGAAAAAGAAATCGCCTGGGTACTTTGCCGGGGTAAGAGGGAATTCCTCGCCCGAGAGAGGCTTGGTCACCACACGGCGCACCTTGATGCACCGGTTGAGGTCGTTGATGCACTCCCCCCGGTTTTGCAACATAAAGCGCGACGGGTAACGGGGGCCCGGTTCCATATTCTCGCTGCGGTTGGAGTAGGCGAATTCGCCCATGCCGTCGTCCACGGAGTTGAAGGCGACCATGCTGTTCTCCGGGAATAGCGCGACCGCCGCCAGCGGGAGCTCAGTCGGGCCGAGTTCAAGCGCCACGGCAAGCGCATCATCAACAAAACCGGCAAGAGGGAATACTTTTTTGCCCTGCGACTTGGCAAAGAGAATCGTATTCGCGCAGGCGGCGCCCACGTCCATTTGCACCTGGCGGTAAGCGGACTCCCTAAAGCGCCACACAGACCGTTCCATGAGGCCGGTGTACAAATAAAGGATATTCGCCTGCTCCACAAAATTTTTTTCGGGGAACACAGCGGCAATGGCCGCCATCATCGGCCTCCCGCCAATGTTCACCAGCTCGCGCGAATCCTGGTCGTAAAAGTAGACGCCGTCGGGAACTTCGCCACCGCGAACCACCAAGTACACCCCAACCGAGCAAAGCCCGTCGGCAAAGGCGGGAGCGTGCAGCGGGCACTTGGATTCACTCAGGGCATAGCGCTTGGCACCCGCATACCGCTTGTCGAGCAGCGGCATGTTCTCCCAGTGAAGCATGACCGGGTCGCCACTGCTGCGGGGCGCGTACTGAGTGGAGTCGTGATATGTCTCTGAATAAAAGGGCACGGATAAAAATTAAATAAAAAGCTAAAAAAAAGCCCCGAAATACGCAAAAAATAGGCAAATTTCGCAAATCCAATACATTTAATACAGTTTTGTCTCTAAGTTCACTTTCCGCACAGACATTCCCATTCAAAGTTCGTAATTTAAAAAAGGAAGAGACTCAATGTTTCAAATCTCCTTTCATAACCAAACCCACAAGCTGCACGGCAGAACCGTGCGGCTTTCTTGTTTTTAAATCCCTAAAATTCCTAAATTTATGGGTATTATGCGTTTATACAGGAAGACTTGGCTCTGTTCGGTAGTTTTGATGGCGGGCGCCGCCCATGCCGCCGGTTTTTATGGTAACCAAAGCGACATCAAGTGGAAAACCGCCGGAACCGAGCATTTCCAGTTCATGTATCCGCAAGAATACACGGAGCACGCCGCCGTGGTCTCGGCCTATGCCGAAGCCGTTTACGACTCGGTGGTGAGCCGCTACCGCATCGACCTGCCCGGCCGCGTGAACGCCACCCTGAACAACGCCCTGTACAGCAATGGCAGCGCTGTCCCCAGCGAGAACGCCATCAACCTGTGGCTCACCAACTGGGATTTCAAAGTGAGAAGCAGCCACGGCTGGGTGAGCGACGTGGTGACCCACGAGTTCAGCCACCTGGTGAGTATCGAGAACGGGAGCAAGTTCGTCCCAAGTCTCTACGGCTTCCAGGTCAGCTACACCGACTACTACAACGAACGCACCACCAGCGACTTCGCCACCATGGTGCCCTTCACCCTGCAACCCCTGTGGTTTGCCGAGGGTACCGCCCAGTACGAATCGAGCCGCATGGGCTTTGACGCCTGGGACGCGCACCGCGACATGCTGCTGCGCACCGCCGCCCTGAACGATAGCCTGCTCCCGCTCGAGTACATGCACGACTTTTCAGACAACTCGTTGTTTGCGGAGCTGGGCCCCTACACCCAAGGCTTTGCCTTGGTGCGATACATCGCCAAGCACTATGGAGACAACGCGGTGCCCAAAATTTGGTCCGAGCTGGCCCGCCCGCACCGCGTCACCCTCGATGCCGCCCTCAAAAAAGTACTACGGGTTGGCGAAAAAGAACTCTACGAAGCATGGAAAAAGGAAATTACCGCCGGCTACAAGGCGCAAAAGGACTCCCTCGGCACACTGGTCCAGGGAACCAAGATTACCGCCGACGCCTTCTGGCAGGATTTTCCCGTGGTCGCGGGCAAGCACCTGTACGGCGTTTCGAACTTTGGCGGGCCCTGGTTTGACGGCTCCGTTTTCAAGATGCCCATCGAAGCCGACACCGTAAACGCAAACAGCGATAAAATGGACTCCGCCGACAAGAACGATTCCACGGGCACTTCTGTCAAGGTCGGTGATATTTCTATCGAGGGCGCCAACACCGACAGCACCATCGACATTTCGGAATACGCCAAGAGCGGTTTCAAGGCCAAAAAGCCTTGGTTCGACAAGGGCATTGACGTAATCGACTTGCCCGAACGCGGACCGATTCTCGCCTACGTGAGTTACCAGAACCGCGACAAAGACGGCCACGCGCACTTTGACATCGCCGTGAGCGACACCAACAAAAACCAGCTCACCCTCACCTACCTCGCCGACGCCATCTACCCTGCCTTCGACAAGCAGGGCTCCACCATCGTGTTCGCCCGCCGCGAGCCCTTCAGCACCCGCTTTGTACTGAGCAAGGTTCCCTTCAACGCCGATTTTTCGGAATACGTTTCCGAGGACCCCATTGACCTCTACGTTCCCGACAAGACCTTTAGATACTACAACATATACAGTCCCAAGTTCAGCCCCAACGGCAAGCGCATCGCTTTCGGCTTTTTTGACGACAAACAGCGCGGTATTGCGGTGATTGACGCCGACGGGCAGAACTTCAAAGTCGTGAGCACCAAAGGCTTTGACGAGCGCGACGTGAACTGGATCGACGACGACAAGATTGTTTTCGCCAGCAACCGGAACGGCATATTCAACCTGTTCGAAAAGAGCCTGAGCACCGGAGTCGAGCAGCCCCTTACCAATGTTTTGGGCGGCGCGTTCACGCCAACAGTCGACAAAGACACGATATACTTTACCCAGTACGACAAGGACGGGTTTTCCCTGTACAAGCTGGGCTACAAGGCTCCCGTTCCCGCCACAAGCGACACGACCGTGAGCATCACCACGCGTGACAGCACCATCCAAGTCGCCGACACCACCTGGAGCGTGTGCCCCGACTCGACCCTCAAAGACAGCACCGCCGATTCTACAGCCCAGTGCGTGCCGACACCGACCGTAGCTACAAGGGACAGCGTCATCCACATTCAAGACACTGTCAGGACGGTTAACGCCAAGGAGGCCGCCAACGTCATCACCCTCCACAGGAGCCTCCCCGTGCGCGAAAACAAGCCCCTGGAACTCACCGAGCGCGAATTCGCCGGTGCCGAAAAAGACTACAGGCCCATCCCCACCGTCCCCATGTTCGTTCCCATCTTGAGCTTCAACGAAAACGCCCCGGACCTCACCGTATTTGGCGAAGGTGAACTCAAAACAAAAGCCGGGCTTGCCGTCATCTTGAGCGACCCGCTCAAAAAGAACGTGGTGCAGCTGGGACTCTTGCTGGAACTGGGCAAGGGAATCGACTTCATCAACGGCGACGGGCTCAATCCCGAGCAAGAAAAGGAATTCTTTGCCGCGTGGGAAAACCACAGCACACCCATTGACCTCGGACTCTCTTACAGCTACGCGAACTACACCAGCAAAGACACTGTGCGCTACGAGGATGTGCGCGCCCACAACGGCGACAGCCTGGGCATGAGCCACTACGCCATCCCCATGCAGTCCATCATCGGCACGGCGGGCTACAGCATCTTCAAGAGCATCGACACCTTGCAGGTCGCCCTCGGTTACGACTGGGCCGACTTCAACCTCTACGAAGACAGCTTTAGCTGGACCTACCAAAAAAGGATCAGCGCGCTAGTCGCCCTCGGCCTTTACGGCGACCATGAAGGCGAAGAGGGCACCGGCATTAGCGGGCAGGGCAACGGCCTCTTGCTCTATTACCAGTACGCCAACAGCGACCTCTACCGTCCGGGCACCTTCGCCGAGAGCTTCTACATTACCGAGAGCGGATCCATCAAGCCCAAGTACAGGAACTTCAACATCAACGAAGTCGGCTTGAACCTTTACGGCAGCATCCAGAGCCCGTTCACCGGGGCTCGCCTCGCCGCAGGCGGCAAGGTGAGCGGCATTGTGAGCTGGAACACCGACGCCCCCGAAGACACGCTGGACTCGTACTACTACAGCCCGGTGTTCCTTGAAGGCTACCCCTACCTGCGCAGCAGCGAAGACTACACGCGCGCCGGCACCAAGACCGCCATGGCGGAACTCCACTACCTGTTCCCCATTTACGACGACTGGCGCAAGTCCGCCTGGATCTTTAGCACACGCGCATTCTACTTTGACGTGTTCGCCCAGGTGGGCGCCGCCTGGAACAGCAAGTGGTTCGACACCGACAAATTCACCGATCACCGTTTCTGGGACCGTGACGTGGGCATCAGTTTCCGCATGTCGAACAAGATTTTCTACAGCATCCCGCTCGACATCTCGCTCACGTTCGCCCGTGGGCTCAGCCGCATTGGCGAGGACGACGAACTGCACGGAGGCTGGAAACTCCACCCCATCGACCTGCCGCTACTCCCCGAGAGCATTTGCCCCACGAGGATCAAGTTCGCCATTGGCATGGGTTTTGTGAATTCTTGGCAGTAAGCTAGCGCCTTTTTTTGCTGTTGACTTCGCCGGGCAATAACTGTCCCGGGCTGGAGCGCTGTCCGTCCTTGCCCGTAAAGTTCGGGTTGAACGGTTTCACTAGGTTGTTCTTCTTGATTTCACCCTGGACCTCGGTCAAGTGCGCTTCCCACTCCTGCATGGCGTTGTCCAAGTCGGCACGAGCTTGCAGCATCATTTCGCGAAGCTGCACCAGTTCCATCATCTGGTCACGCTTCATAATCCAGAGTTCTTCTTCCTCCGGCATGCGCTCGATGTTAAAGAGCAGGTTCAGGTACTTGTCCTCGGCTTCTTTGTACGCCTTGTAGGTATCCGTGTAAACCATGTGGCGGTCGTCCACCATCGTCTGCTGCGGAGACGGATGGCTGGTACAGCCCGCAAAAACGAGAGCCGAAAAAAGCAAAGACAAAGGAGCCGAATATCGCATATCGTTAAACTACAAAAATCCTACTCGGCAGGCGTCTCGGCGGCGACTTTCAAGTTGTAAAGGCGCTCAATCGAAATATGGCTTGTGAACTTGACGGTATCCTTGGTAATGGGGTGCACCATCGTATGCGTTCCGACCTTGACCTCGCGTTCCTGGCAGGGCACGCCCGTTTCGGGCTCAAGCATGACCTCGTACTGGGTATCGTACTCCGCCTTGAGCCCCATGTTGTACGCCTTGTACTTTTCGGGAATGATGTTGCTATTCACATGCTGTTCCCAAATGTAGTACGGGAAGCTTTCCTTTTCGTGCAAATAGATGATGTAATCCAGGCAGTGGCGATGGTCACGGTTCTCGAATCCCTTGGTCACCACGGAGTCTATTTGAATCAAGGCGAAGTTCAAACGGCCCTGATCCTTGAGCATCTGGGTCACGTTCGCCTTTGTAGGCACATTGCCAATAAGCAGGTGGTCCATCTCCCAGCGGTGCTTTTCCAGGCGCCTGAGATGCGGCTTGTAGTCGGGATTCAAAAGTTGGGTACGCCAGCGCTCGGGCATGGGGATGTGCGCCACAAGCGTGTCGTAGCCGTCTTCAAGGCCGGTCAGCGAAACGACCTCGCGGTCCACCGCCTTGGTCTCGACCTCGGCCACACGCCAAGCCAGTTCCGAGGGCATGTAGTTTTTGAGGTAACCGCGGGATTTGTCGATGATGTACTTGCGCTTGACAACTATCGTATCGCCAACGGTAGAATAGTTCAAGTCCACATACGCCGCGGTAATGGTCCCCATCTTTTCTTCGCCCTCCATGTCCAGGGTGGCAAAGTAGCTCTCTGTATAGAGTTCCAAATCCACGGGTGTCACCACCTTGTAGTTCACGGTCACTTCGGACTCTCCGCAAGCCGCAAGCATCAAGGAGGCAAAGCCGGTCACAGCCAAAAACTTTTTATACATCATCTGTTTCCCAATAAAACAACTGGGCCAAAATTACTTAATTGTCGTGAGCTGGAGTTCCTTGGCGGCAAGAACCTTGCCCCCCGTAGAGACTTCGACCACGATGGACCCTGCGTGTTTGTGCTTGGTCATATCGCGGGCAGTCAGGTACTGACCATGCTTGGTGCGGCCCTGCAGCGTGTAAGAGCTCATCTTGTCGGTCACGCGGGCCTCGTGACTCCAAATTTCGGCGCCCCTGTTTTTGAGGGTTCCCTCATAGAACGACATCTTGAGGGTATTGAAGTCAAAACCCGTACCGTAGCTGAACTGAATAATCAGCTGGTCCGTGAGGTCGAACGTGCTCGACGTGTCGGCCACAATCTGGGAACCCGGGTTCCATTCTCGCCCGCAAACGATCTCGGGAGTCGGATTCGAGCAGCCCGCCAGTAGCGAGACCAGCGAGAGTGCAGTCAAAGCTGCGATTTTTGTCAGTTTTCTCATTTTACCCTTCCTTGTTAATTAAAACCAGAACCGCAGGCCTATGCGGAAGTAAAAGTCAGGAATCTCCCATTCCACATCACTATCGTCATGGCCTACATAGTCTTCGTCCCACCACAGGTAGTGGAACTCACCCACAGGGTTCAATTCCAAATAGAGCTGCAGAGGCATCACAGGGAATTCCCACTGGTAGCCGCCCACCACGCCAAAGCGGATGGCAAGTCCACCATAATCCCAGCCGCTGTACGACTCGCCCCACCAGCCTAGACCGCCGGCAGGACCGCCATACACGCCCATGCGTCCAAGTTTACCGGGGACACCGGCAAAATAGTAGTTCCAATAATACCCCACGTAGCCGCCCAGCGAGTTGTCGCCGCTGCTAAAGTAAAAGTGCAGGTAGATGTCGACCGTAATCAGGTCGCCCTGACGCAGTTCAAAATCCAGACCAAAACGTTCACCGGGATTGCCGGCTTGCGCCCAGCCACCAATACCCATGCTCTTGCCCGCGGCCTCGCTTTGGGCAAAGGCGGCAACAAAAGAAAACAACAAAACAGCAATTAACTTTTTCATACGGTCTCCGGTTTCAAGTTAGCAATAAGGCATGTAAAATAGGCGAAACAATAAAAAAAAAGCGGTAAAATCCGACCTTCTTTCGCACAAATTTATATGATATGCAAGCTTTAGCGCGAAAGCACAAACATCATTTCGAGGTGAGGCGTTTGCGGGTAGAACGCGAACCCCTCGGCATGCTTGAGCGCAAAGCCCGCGGCGGCGAACTTGGCGTAATCGCGGGCGAGCGTCACAGGGTCGCACGAAACGTAAATCAGGCGGTTCACCGAGGATTCCGCTATGGCGTCGAGGGCTTCTTTCGGGAGGCCCGTGCGCGGCGGGTCCACGATGAGCGTCGCGGGGATGTTTACCACGTTGCTCGCAAGCCATTCCTCGGCCGGGGCGGAAATCGACTCACACGTATCAGATAAATTAACTTTCGCATGCTGCAGGCATTTTTCTTCGCGTTCCACGGTCGTGACGCGTTTGAACTTTTCTTGCAAGAGGGCAGCAAAGAAACCTACCCCGCTAAAAAGATCGATAAGCCATTCGTCGCTCGCTTCACCGCTTGCCAGGCCCTCGTCCACGGCATCGCGCACGGACTGTACCAGCGCGGGCAACAGCGCGAGATTGCTCTGGAAGAACACGCTAGCGTCACTCTCGATTTTCTTGCCGCAGATTTCGGCGACGCTCGCCGCATTCTCGCTGAACTCGCGGGCAGGCATTCCCTCGTAATAGTACGAGATTTCGCCAGCGCCGTTATCAAAGAGGTTCACCTCCATCTCGCGGCCGGGGCGGAACTTGCCCGCAAAAATCTCGCGGGCGCGACCCTGCAAAAAATCGTTGAGCGCGGGAGTCAATACGGGGCAGTTCTTGAACAGCACCACGCTGTTGCTTTCTTGCTTGCGGAACCCGAAACGCACAATCGGCTTGTCGCCGGCCTGGTCGCAAACCACGACGACCCGCGCGCGGTTGCGGTAACCCCACGCGGGGCCCGTATGCACCTTGAAATCTTCGGGCAAATCGATGCGGGCGATGCGCCGGAAGTTCTCGCGCTCGACCTGCGCCAGGTATTCCGCCTGCTTTGCGCTATCCAGGTGCTGCAAACTACACCCGCCGCACTTGCCGTACAGCGGGCAGCGCGCTTCTACGCGGTCGGGATTTGCACCTTCCAGGAGCTCCACGACATGCCCGCGAGCAAAATCCTTTTTCGTAAACGTCACCGCCACCTTGCAGAATTCGCCAGGCAACGCGCCCGCGACAAAACACACGCGGCCATCGGGCAGGCGCGCCATCCCCTTGCCGCCCTGCACCATCTTCTCGATGCGGACATCGAACACCTCGCGGGCGGGCACGGAATATGCGGGGCGTGCAGACGCAGGGCGCTTGTGGCTCGGTCTGCGAGGCTTGCCAGGTTTGTAGAAATTGCGGGACATCGGGCTTAAAGATAGAAAAGACACACCTATCTGCATACAACTTTCTTATATTAACAAACATGAAACGCGCTCTCCTCTTTACTCTTGCACTTATTCCTGCGTTCTTTGTTGCCTGCGATGATAACGATTCCTCTGCAACAGTCGCCGGCACCGATGCAGAACAATCGCCTAGCAGTTCGTCCATGGACGAAACCGAATCCAGTTCCGCGATATCTTCGTCCAACAGTGCGCAACCATCAAGTAGCGACATTTCCTCGTCAAGTGAAGCGCAACTGTCAAGCAGCGAAGTCTCTTCGTCAAGCGAATCCCCTAACACAAGTATAACACCCGCCAGTTCCACAACGGACGTCATCCTGAGCAGTAGCGACAATGCGACTAGTTCGGCTGATTCGGCAGGTTCATCAACCGAATCGATTTCCTCGAAGTCTTCGTCAAGCAGCGCACAGTTATCGAGCAGTACACAATCGTCGGGCAGCAAAACATCATCGTCCAGCACCGAACCGAGCAGTTCCTCTGAAACCCTAGTGTCGATAGAGACATGCCCGAATCCGGATATCGAATATGGGACCTTGATCGATCCACGCGATGGCAAGACCTATAGAACCGTCAAGATTGACGGGAAAAACTGGATGGCAGAAAACCTGAACTATGCGGACAGCGTAAAAACTCCAAGCCTTCTGACAGGAACCTGGTGCTATAACGAGAATGACACGAACTGCAATGCCCTAGGGCGTCTTTATACCTGGGGTTCCGCCATAGATTCCGTTGCGCTGGCGACGGAACAATCCCTTGATTGCGGCTATCTAAAAAAATGTCGTATTCCCGACGAAATCCAAGGAATCTGCCCTCCAGGTTGGCGTCTGCCTAATGAAGGAGACTGGAATAGCCTACTCAAGGCCGCCGGCAATAATAGGGGAAGTGTCCTTAAGTCGCGGTGTGGTTGGGCTAATGACGGGAATGGAACGGATGATTTTGGCTTTGCAGCATTGCCTGCAGGCGGAGGAACCGGAACCGACCAGTTCACCGGATTTGGCACCGCCGCACACTTCTGGACTTCATCTGGTGGCGCAGTAGCATCTTCAGCCTCCCAGATAACCTTCTACGAAGATTACAGCAATTACGTCTATGTAGGTTCTGGACTTGGCAATAAGAATTCCGTATTTTCTGTCCGCTGTATCCAAGACTAGCTTTTCTGCACTTTATCGGGAAAACAAACTCTCCGCATAAGCGGAGGGCGTTTTATTTCTATCTTTGAGCCCGAAGATGTCGACGATTCTTTTGCCAGAAACCCTTTCGGCAGCCAACAGCAAGGTGCTGCTGCAGAACTGCAAGAAGCAGCTCTGCACGGGAGCGCTTACCCTGGACGGATCGCAACTCAAGACCATGGACTACAGTGCCGACGCCTTTTTCGCGCTTCTCGCCGAGCTGGCCGAGAAAACGGGAAACAGGCTCACGCTGGCACACTTCAACGAAGACATCAAGGCGCACCTGAAATCGCTCCGCAAGATGGACCCGCCCGAAAAGCCCGTCAAGGGCACGAACAACGTCCTCGAGATGCTCGGCGGCCTCGGCTTCACGTTCATCAAGGAATTCGTCGAAGTCCTCATCCTGCTATTCATGTCCATCTACTGGACCGTATTCGGGCCGTTCGACAAGGGCAAAATCCATTTTGGCGGAGTCACCAAGCAGATGTTCAAATCGGGCAGCGAAGCCATGGGAATCTGCTTCTTGTTCGTGGGGCTCATTTGCCTTACGATGGCTTTGCAGAGTTCGGTGATGCTCAACGCCGTCGGTGGCGGTTCGTACCTCGCATCCGGCCTCGGCTTCCTCATCTTCGCCGAAATCGGCCCGCTCCTCACGACCATCATCCTCGCCGGCCGTTCCGGCAGCGCCATGGCCGCCGAAATCGCAAACATGAGCGTCTGCGAAGAAGTCAAGGCCATCAAGTCCATGGCCATCCCGCCGGTGCAGTACCTGGTTGTCCCGCGCTTCATCGCCTTGAGCATCACGACACCCATCCTCTCGTTCTGCTCGTCCATTGTCGGGTGCCTTGCCGGTTTCCTCATCGCCTACTTCTTCTGCGACATTTCTTTTTCTAACTACATGATGGGCATTCGCGACGGCATCGCCCCCATCACGTTCCTCAAGAGCAACGTCAAGGCGCTCGTATTCGGCTGGATCGTGACGCTCATCGCCTGCAACAAGGGCCTCAACGCCCACGGCGGCGCCGAAGCCGTCGGCAAGGCGACTACCGCGAGCGTCGTTTCGGCCATCTGTTCCATCGTCATCGCGGACACGCTGTTCGCCTTCATATTCTACTAGGGGTAACCATGGAAGAAATCCTGAAAGTAGATCACCTGAAGGCCAGTTACGGCAACGAGACTATCCTCAAGGACATCTCGTTCGGCGTAAGGAAGGGCGAAATCCGCATGGTACTCGGAAGTTCGGGTTGCGGCAAGTCGACGCTCCTGAACAATATCCTGAAATTCATCAAGTCGGATTCGGGAACCATCACCTACTTCGGCAAGCAGTTCGGCCCCAAGGACGGGCTCGACAGCGAGACCCGCATGCACACGGGCGTACTCTTCCAAAGCGGGGCACTCATCGCCGACTTGACTGTCGCCGAGAACGCGATGTTGCCCTTGAAACGCAGCATGCCCTACATGCCCAAGAGCCAGATGGAAGCGATTGTTGCAGACCGCCTGGAAAAGGTGCACCTGTTGCACGCTTTCCACAAGTACCCCGGCGAGATTTCCGGCGGCATGAAAAAGCGCGCCGCCCTCGCCCGCGCTATAGCGCTCAAGCCCGAACTGCTCTTTTGCGACGAGCCTTCTACAGGCCTCGACCCGGTGACGGCACGCTCGCTCGACGAGCTGCTCCTGGAACTGCGCGACACGCTCGGCGTCTCGATGGTCATCGTGAGCCACGAACTTGAGAGCATCAAGATTATTTGCGACCGTTTCGTGTACCTGAAAGACGGCTATGTCCTGATGGACGGCACGCTCCAACAAGGCATGGAGTCCGACGACCCGACGCTCAAGCACTTTTTCAGCCGGCAATGCCCCAAGGAAACGTATTCCACCGGCTTCTACAATTTTGAATTTATTGATTGAGTTGGAGACACAATGGAAACCACCCGATCCGAAAGAATTAAACTTGGCGCCTTCATGCTGTTTTGCGGCATCATGGTTTGCGTATTCCTCGGCTACGTGCTCAAGCGCTACCTGAGCGAGCAGTACGACAACTACTACACCATTTTCGACACCGACGTGAACGGTCTCTTTGTAGATGCAAAGGTCAAGCTGAACGGTATCGACGTCGGTAGCGTCACGAACATCGTGATTAACGACTCGAACCTGAACCAAGTGGTGGTCTCGTTCAAGGTGCATGAGGGGACCCCTATTAAGCAGGGCACCCGCGCGGGCATGACGGCAGGCATGAACCTCACCGGCGAAAAACAGCTGGTGCTCTCGGGCGGCAATTTCAACGAGCCGAACGTTCCCGAGGGCGGCCTCGTGCCGGCGGCCTACTCCACCTTTGACCACATCACGAACCAGGCATCCAACATCGTGGGGCACGTAGATTCGGTTCTCGTAAACATCAACACCATTTTTTCCGAAGAAAACGCGCAGAACCTGAGCAAGGCCATCCAGAATTTCGAAGCCATGACAAACAACCTCAAGCGCGTCACGCAAAGTATGTCGGGACCCATCGAGAACATTTCCAAGTCTGCGGAATCCATGCACAAGGTGATGACGGAAATCGAAGAAGCGAAGATTGCCGCCAAGGCCAGCGAAGACCTGGATATCGTCAAGGAAAAGCTCGAAGCCATCGACACGAAGAGCCTGAACGACAGCTTGCAGCAAGCCATGGCCGCCATCAGCCAGCTCTCCAAGCGCATGGACCTGATGATCTACAACAACCAAGACCAGCTGGGCGAAGTGATGACGGAGCTTGGCTCCGTGCTCGAGAACCTCAACGAATTTAGCCAAAAGATCAAGAACAACCCGTCGGCACTCATCCACGGCGAAAGCCAGAGCCGCCGTAAGTAAGGGGAAGAGCCATAATGAAGAATATTCGAATTTTTGCCATTGTCGCAACGTTCCTAGCCACCACGACGCTTACCGCATGCCTTGGAGGCGGCAAGAGCGAGCCCACCCGTTACTACACGCTCGCTATCGAGAACATCAATATGCCCTCTGCCGGCGACGCCCAGAACGCCCCACGCGTCCAAATTCGCAAGTTCACCGTAGAGGCCGCCTACCAGAGGAACAACATTGTCTACCGCGAATCCGCCTACGACTTTATGTTCTACGACCTGGACCTGTGGGCAAGCCGCCCCGACAACATGCTGACGCAGCTTGTGACCGAATACGTGAACCAAAGTGGTCTCTTTAAGCCCGCCGAGGCAAAGCCCACGATCAAGC encodes:
- a CDS encoding ABC transporter ATP-binding protein, giving the protein MEEILKVDHLKASYGNETILKDISFGVRKGEIRMVLGSSGCGKSTLLNNILKFIKSDSGTITYFGKQFGPKDGLDSETRMHTGVLFQSGALIADLTVAENAMLPLKRSMPYMPKSQMEAIVADRLEKVHLLHAFHKYPGEISGGMKKRAALARAIALKPELLFCDEPSTGLDPVTARSLDELLLELRDTLGVSMVIVSHELESIKIICDRFVYLKDGYVLMDGTLQQGMESDDPTLKHFFSRQCPKETYSTGFYNFEFID
- a CDS encoding ABC transporter permease, whose amino-acid sequence is MSTILLPETLSAANSKVLLQNCKKQLCTGALTLDGSQLKTMDYSADAFFALLAELAEKTGNRLTLAHFNEDIKAHLKSLRKMDPPEKPVKGTNNVLEMLGGLGFTFIKEFVEVLILLFMSIYWTVFGPFDKGKIHFGGVTKQMFKSGSEAMGICFLFVGLICLTMALQSSVMLNAVGGGSYLASGLGFLIFAEIGPLLTTIILAGRSGSAMAAEIANMSVCEEVKAIKSMAIPPVQYLVVPRFIALSITTPILSFCSSIVGCLAGFLIAYFFCDISFSNYMMGIRDGIAPITFLKSNVKALVFGWIVTLIACNKGLNAHGGAEAVGKATTASVVSAICSIVIADTLFAFIFY
- a CDS encoding ABC-type transport auxiliary lipoprotein family protein, whose amino-acid sequence is MKNIRIFAIVATFLATTTLTACLGGGKSEPTRYYTLAIENINMPSAGDAQNAPRVQIRKFTVEAAYQRNNIVYRESAYDFMFYDLDLWASRPDNMLTQLVTEYVNQSGLFKPAEAKPTIKPDYEIVGNVNAIEEVDEGSNRYVHLALSLTFRKVDDANALWEGRFDEKISMNGSEPHHVAEAASKLLAKYMERALGEIASAIK
- a CDS encoding MlaD family protein; translated protein: METTRSERIKLGAFMLFCGIMVCVFLGYVLKRYLSEQYDNYYTIFDTDVNGLFVDAKVKLNGIDVGSVTNIVINDSNLNQVVVSFKVHEGTPIKQGTRAGMTAGMNLTGEKQLVLSGGNFNEPNVPEGGLVPAAYSTFDHITNQASNIVGHVDSVLVNINTIFSEENAQNLSKAIQNFEAMTNNLKRVTQSMSGPIENISKSAESMHKVMTEIEEAKIAAKASEDLDIVKEKLEAIDTKSLNDSLQQAMAAISQLSKRMDLMIYNNQDQLGEVMTELGSVLENLNEFSQKIKNNPSALIHGESQSRRK